The Anaerolineales bacterium nucleotide sequence CACTATGAATGCCGGATGCTTGTGTGCTTCCGCCTCGAAATCCGCAAGGAGAGAGTTGGGGCCGGCATCGAAGTAGTCACTTGTGTAACCACGCTTGAGATATGCCCGCAGCACCGGCGCGCTTTCGCCTGGATCTGCTTCCCTCACTTGGAGGTATTCCACTGTCCGACCTCTCCTCAATCTCACTTTGCCAGCCTTGCGGGCATTGCGGACCCAATTCACTGCACCGAAAGGCGCGACAAGCCAGCGTTTGCCATCCATTTCGATAGGTTCGATCGGTGTCTCACGAAGCTCCCCGGTAGCGCGACCCTTTGCCGCCACCAGGTGCATTCCCTTGGGTGCGATACCGAGGCGAATTGCAACCGATAGGATCGCATTTTCCAGGCGGATTCGCTGAGTCACCTCGTACAGTTTGGCCAATTAGTAGCCTCCTTGGGCTCGGGGAGAACAACCATCCTATGGACACACGGTAGACTGGGCGCCTAGCGGCCTCGAGCTGAGCTTCCCGGCGGAAGCGGGCAACTCGCCCCTACTCTACGATTTGTCGGCGGGCAGGACAAGAAGCCCTTGAGGCCCAGCCCGCCGGGTCAGCTTCAGCGAGTTGTTGGGCCGGTCCATGCACATTGCTCAACATGTGATGAGAGACCTGGTGGAGCGGGGGAAGAGTTACTTCGACGGATGTCCCCCAGTCAGTTGCAGGAACGCGATGGCGTTTCTTGTTCGCGCCTTTGACGGTGATGTTCCCTTCGACTGCGAGTCCCAAAGGGCGGGCACTGGGCGGACCAGAGGCCACGACTTGCGGAACTGAGTCGCTCTAGCGAAGGTGCCCTCCGCAAGCAGCGGGGCAGTCCTGTTCGACGCAACGGAAACCATCTCGATGAGCATTTCTGCTTGCACGAGCAAGAACCCAAGGGAGTAGAAAGCCCCGCCGTGAGGCGGGGCTGTGTAGCTTCATGGGACAGTCGTTTCCAGTCTTTGCAGCGTCTGCAGGTAGGTAAAGATCGCCCTTAGCTCATCATCTGAGAAGTTCTTGAAATGCTCCCATGGCATTTGTACAGGGTCAAGTTGGTGACCGCTAGGTGCGACACCTGTGCGGATCGCTTTGATGAAATCCGGTTCCTGCCACGCGATCAACTCGCCACCGGGGGTGAGATTTGGCGCGTTCTGGGAGGTGGGATCAGCACTCTTGCCGCCCGAAAGATCTGGGCCATGACAATCGCGGCATCCGCTCACGTTGACAAGGTAAGTTCCGTATTCCATAGTGACGCCGGCAGGGGGGAAATCCGGGCGCGCATCATGTTGAATCTCCTGTGCAACGACCACTCCCCTCCCCAAGATGCCTGCTCCAAGCATTGCTTTGCCAAGCAGGTTGATGTCTGGTTCACGTGTCTCATTGTCAACGGGAGGTAGGGATTTCACGTAAGCGAGGATATCACCCAGATCTTCGTCACTGTAGTACCAGAAGTTCGAGGCAGGCATAATGAGCAAGCTGTGATCCTCTGGGTTTACACCATGACGGATCGCGCGTACCCAATCCTGATCGTTGAATTCGGTTCCAGCCCCACCTTTGCCGGGTGTCAGGTTCTTAGCATCAACATAGCCGAAAGGAGCCTCGAAAAACGCACCTCCGGAGAGGTCATCACCATGACAGCCGATGCACTCGGCCTTGACCCAATGCTCGCCGCGCCCGACGGATTCTACATCGGTGGGGATAGGCACATTCTCGGCGGAGACATCAAATGTATGCGTGATGATGGCGTTGCCCTTCATAGCCAGGGCGAAGAATACGATCACGATCAACGCGAGCAAACTGCCCAACACGATTCCAAGCCACTTGAGCAACTTCTTCATGTTCTGGTCCTGTTTGGTCACTGGGATTATATGCGCGAATGCTGAGCCCCGCACGCTTGACTGTCTTGGGTAAGAATAATGGGGATTGGAAGGGGGAATGCAGCCTTCGGCAAGCGTGCGGCCGCTTAACGGCCTCGAGATGAGCCGCCCGGCCAGC carries:
- a CDS encoding nitroreductase family deazaflavin-dependent oxidoreductase — protein: MAKLYEVTQRIRLENAILSVAIRLGIAPKGMHLVAAKGRATGELRETPIEPIEMDGKRWLVAPFGAVNWVRNARKAGKVRLRRGRTVEYLQVREADPGESAPVLRAYLKRGYTSDYFDAGPNSLLADFEAEAHKHPAFIV
- a CDS encoding cytochrome c; the protein is MKKLLKWLGIVLGSLLALIVIVFFALAMKGNAIITHTFDVSAENVPIPTDVESVGRGEHWVKAECIGCHGDDLSGGAFFEAPFGYVDAKNLTPGKGGAGTEFNDQDWVRAIRHGVNPEDHSLLIMPASNFWYYSDEDLGDILAYVKSLPPVDNETREPDINLLGKAMLGAGILGRGVVVAQEIQHDARPDFPPAGVTMEYGTYLVNVSGCRDCHGPDLSGGKSADPTSQNAPNLTPGGELIAWQEPDFIKAIRTGVAPSGHQLDPVQMPWEHFKNFSDDELRAIFTYLQTLQRLETTVP